In Kazachstania africana CBS 2517 chromosome 4, complete genome, the following are encoded in one genomic region:
- the PTC4 gene encoding type 2C protein phosphatase PTC4 (similar to Saccharomyces cerevisiae PTC4 (YBR125C); ancestral locus Anc_3.385) yields the protein MGQLLSHPLTEKTIEYNDYKDHILGTNKLNKLNSRFYNCIGTMQGYRLTQEDSHIVQNEDDILEIDFYNPFKQKVEKLLISLFAVFDGHGGDECSKFLSGDYSENNNKVDSSNDDSTKYRGVSKWIKYSFENHEYGACNIHKVDSEFVVKKRQRDGRNDRIKVKRLFNTIEGLISQIIKDAFILQDKELYTHFANSSCGSTGVMALLINGEMLYVANCGDSRCILSSKNGGIKTMSFDHKPQHIGELLRINDNGGTVSLGRVGGVLALSRAFNDFQFKRGVQYSDKTVNSSNLDNQSRFRIPPQESQVTVEPDVLMHKIDYKKDEFLVIACDGIWDVYSNKQLLRFIKYHLSMGTKLDNILPKLLDHGIAQANSSTGVGFDNMTAIIVVLNKSGESLTDWYTKMKIRLEREKGLV from the coding sequence ATGGGTCAATTATTATCTCATCCACTTACGGAGAAAACCATAGAGTATAATGACTACAAGGATCACATTTTAGGTACGAATAAGctcaataaattgaattcgAGATTCTATAATTGTATTGGTACGATGCAAGGTTACAGGTTGACTCAAGAGGATTCACACATAGTACAAAATGAGGATGATATCCTGGAAATAGATTTTTATAATCCTTTCAAGCAAAAAGTGGAGAAGCTGCtgatttctttatttgCTGTTTTCGATGGTCATGGTGGGGATGAATgttccaaatttttaagTGGTGATTATagtgaaaataataacaagGTTGATTCCTCGAATGATGATAGTACGAAATATCGTGGAGTATCGAAATGGATCAAATACTCCTTTGAAAATCATGAATATGGTGCATGTAACATACATAAAGTTGACAGCGAATTCGTTGTTAAAAAACGCCAGCGTGATGGTCGAAACGACAGAATCAAAGTCAAAAGACTTTTCAATACAATTGAAGGTTTAATTTCACAGATTATCAAAGATGCTTTTATTCTACAGGATAAAGAACTGTACACCCATTTTGCAAATAGCTCCTGCGGATCTACAGGTGTAATGGCCTTACTCATAAATGGTGAAATGTTATATGTAGCCAACTGCGGTGATTCTCGTTGTATTCTTTCTTCCAAAAACGGAGGAATTAAAACTATGTCATTCGATCATAAACCTCAACATATAGGTGAGTTACTTAGGATCAATGACAATGGTGGTACGGTCTCACTGGGTAGAGTTGGTGGTGTTCTCGCCCTAAGTAGGGCATTCAATGATTTCCAATTCAAAAGAGGAGTACAATATTCTGATAAAACAGTTAATAGCAGTAATTTGGATAATCAGAGTAGATTTAGAATACCACCACAGGAATCTCAGGTAACTGTCGAACCCGACGTGCTAATGcataaaattgattataaAAAGGATGAATTCCTCGTTATTGCCTGCGATGGTATATGGGACGTTTATAGCAACAAGCAACTGTTACGatttataaaatatcatttgtCTATGGGTACGAAGCTAGATAATATATTGCCTAAATTACTCGACCACGGTATCGCACAGGCCAACAGTAGTACAGGGGTCGgatttgataatatgaCAGCCATAATAGTGGTGTTAAACAAATCAGGTGAATCGTTAACAGATTGGTACacgaagatgaagatacGCCTTGAACGAGAGAAAGGACTGGTATGA
- the ATG14 gene encoding Atg14p (similar to Saccharomyces cerevisiae ATG14 (YBR128C); ancestral locus Anc_3.389): protein MQCQICCTKKSQFYCNNCLNISPNLVLSKKFALIEIKNENEKLHFKINKILNFNQKNTTLLSSKFEKAAMLSSRRTNLKISCNIDLVAKRVQEKREKISQLKQKLECLKNKGELVEEVQERAHIRNEWEHKISQITSIVHKQRHAKLEMLRNWLLLRKRENSTELPYTISFQPIISVKNINKLPKFILSESISVIFKFFHIFSTFYLNLSLPYSLETKEDNLLDLCGKIVINSIYIARLFKQIPYRYSIDLRALLETYDIDGFFFSVMNFEKLDHLKLVKDEESNYTLNLKYTTRCILELLNGDAVQDSSQVIYDQDRWFVVK from the coding sequence ATGCAATGCCAAATTTGTTGTACAAAGAAGTCGCAGTTCTACTGTAATAACTGTTTAAACATATCACCAAACTTAGTTCTATCCAAAAAGTTTGCattaattgaaattaagaaCGAAAATGAGAAACTTCActttaaaatcaataaaattttgaattttaacCAAAAAAACACTACTTTGCTCtcttctaaatttgaaaaagctgCCATGTTAAGTTCTAGAAGAAccaatttgaagatttccTGTAATATTGATTTAGTGGCAAAACGTGTACAAGAGAAACGTGAAAAGATTAGtcaattgaaacaaaaactTGAGTGTCTGAAAAATAAGGGAGAACTGGTCGAGGAAGTACAAGAACGTGCTCACATTAGAAATGAATGGGAGCATAAGATTTCTCAAATAACTTCTATTGTTCACAAACAGCGTCATGCTAAATTGGAGATGTTAAGGAATTGGTTACTACTACGAAAAAGAGAGAATTCCACTGAATTGCCATATACGATATCCTTTCAGCCCATAATTTCagtcaaaaatataaataaattaccaaaatttattctttcAGAATCAATTTCCGTCATCTTCAagttttttcatattttcaGCACGTtctatttgaatttgtcaTTACCTTATTCTTTAGAGACTAAGgaagataatttattagaCTTATGTGGGAAAATAGTCATCAATTCTATTTATATAGCAAGATTGTTCAAGCAAATACCGTACAGATATTCAATTGACTTACGTGCATTACTAGAAACGTATGATATAGATGggttcttcttcagtgTTATGAATTTTGAGAAGCTGGATCATCTTAAGTTAgtaaaagatgaagaatcaAACTACACcctgaatttgaaatatacGACACGATGTATATTAGAACTGTTAAATGGTGATGCAGTTCAGGATTCTTCTCAAGTGATATATGATCAAGATAGATGGTTTGTAGTTAAATGA
- the TFC1 gene encoding transcription factor TFIIIC subunit TFC1 (similar to Saccharomyces cerevisiae TFC1 (YBR123C); ancestral locus Anc_3.384), with protein MMANAEASNKITSTDILEKEIGSTDEAGPLAKEYTLDIPRIPSLELPLHVSSKQESVQRAIDMCGGLPSVKEAFREHGSVDSQKGLELYLNKLSNNKVKKSDRDEFFNEHPIVGKRVPYRDDSIILKVSVPKGTMAKNDNNIRKALSSLEPKDYKVTPVGIVNNTIKFREMSDFQIMLDNVPAANEYLNSFKSLEWDNFKNFVQSVPDYDPRPYENINNIILDRIRPCPNTDFQLPPPPRLSMVGFPHLYKYKKNPFATKKSNGKTEVKGSYLKNYQLFAHSLEKTTKIPSKPHPKLQKEYEIANETKVFPGTKADSKFYDSLEECIEVLNGLFEKRPIWVKRHIDGIIDKKIHHTLKIALALTSYRFTTGPWRNTYIKFGVDPRTSSEYAKYQTEYFKIERRLLSSPLAKNNIPKIPATIFKSNISGWIDDRFIFDGTQVPWYLMLQIDLLIREPNIAEVYNNAKYLDKPNVITGWFHELDLVKIRKIVKYELGCLAQGNNNFNKYKLKYFKSIQFTKESMITGGAAANTGDAEGDIDMTREESKDNVTEDEDNGVAAEEADEGVLEAEEIEADDVTPIDNEDEDDGIIDGFDPETATFQDIIAQISKMDPSSAERLQNELEGFVNENKL; from the coding sequence ATGATGGCTAACGCAGAGGCATCAAATAAGATCACAAGTACAGATATATTAGAGAAGGAAATTGGCAGTACCGATGAAGCAGGACCATTAGCTAAAGAATACACACTGGATATTCCGAGAATTCCAAGTTTGGAATTACCATTACatgtttcttcaaaacaAGAAAGTGTCCAGAGAGCTATTGACATGTGTGGAGGACTTCCTTCGGTAAAAGAAGCGTTCAGAGAGCATGGCTCAGTGGATTCCCAGAAGGGGTTAGAATTGTATCTCAATAAGCTATCGAATAATAAGGTAAAAAAATCAGATCGGGATGAGTTCTTTAATGAACATCCCATTGTAGGCAAAAGAGTCCCTTATCGAGATGATTCTATAATCTTAAAGGTATCTGTCCCAAAGGGGACCATGGCCAagaatgataataatatacgCAAGGCATTATCTTCCTTGGAGCCCAAAGATTACAAGGTAACACCAGTCGGCATTGTCAATAATACTATCAAATTTAGGGAGATGTCAGATTTCCAGATTATGTTAGATAATGTTCCAGCAGCCAACGAATACTTGAATAGCTTCAAATCATTAGAATGGGACAATTTCAAGAACTTTGTCCAGTCAGTGCCTGACTATGATCCAAGACCGTATGagaatatcaataatattatctTAGATAGAATACGCCCCTGTCCAAATACTGATTTTCAACTACCTCCACCACCAAGATTATCCATGGTCGGTTTCCCACATCTTTAcaaatataagaaaaatccTTTTgcaacaaaaaaatcaaatggTAAGACTGAAGTTAAAGGatcatatttgaaaaattatcagCTTTTTGCTCACAGTTTGGagaaaacaacaaaaattcCATCTAAGCCACATCCAAAATTGCAAAAAGAGTACGAAATTGCAAATGAAACTAAAGTTTTCCCAGGAACTAAAGCTGATTCTAAGTTTTATGATTCATTGGAGGAATGTATAGAAGTTTTAAATggattatttgaaaaaagacCAATTTGGGTCAAGAGGCATATAGATGGTATCATTGACAAAAAGATTCATCATACCCTCAAAATTGCGTTGGCTCTGACTTCATATAGGTTTACTACGGGTCCATGGCGTAATACATACATTAAATTTGGTGTTGATCCTAGGACTTCAAGTGAATATGCGAAATATCAAACCGAGTACTTCAAAATAGAAAGAAGGTTGTTATCATCGCCATTGGCTAAAAACAATATTCCTAAGATTCCTGCCACTATATTCAAGTCCAATATCTCTGGATGGATTGACGATAGATTCATATTTGATGGAACGCAAGTTCCCTGGTACCTGATGCTCCAAATTGATCTGTTAATTCGTGAGCCTAACATAGCTGAGGTCTATAATAATGCTAAATACCTCGATAAACCAAATGTGATTACAGGGTGGTTTCATGAACTTGATCTAGtcaaaataagaaaaatagtCAAATATGAATTAGGTTGTTTAGCTCAAGGAAACAATAACTTCAACAAATATAAActaaaatatttcaaatctaTTCAGTTTACCAAGGAATCGATGATTACGGGTGGGGCAGCTGCAAACACAGGAGATGCAGAAGGTGATATTGATATGACAAGAGAGGAATCAAAGGACAACGTCAcggaagatgaagataatggAGTAGCTGCAGAAGAGGCTGACGAAGGGGTTTTGGAAGCTGAAGAAATAGAAGCGGATGATGTTACTCCAatagataatgaagatgaggaCGACGGTATAATTGACGGTTTTGATCCGGAGACAGCCACGTTTCAAGACATTATTGCGCAGATTTCCAAAATGGATCCATCCTCTGCTGAAAGATTACAGAACGAATTGGAAGGTTTTGTAAACGAAAATAAGTTGTAA
- the KAFR0D02500 gene encoding YciI family protein — protein sequence MPEWLVKIEDIEGADRTPYYPEHMQNLKNLFDEKILVGAGALTTPEGKETGGILIIAAKTKEEAIEVVKRDVFARKGIFKMDTITCERTIGIRAARSFESCHEEFESLSRKE from the coding sequence atgcCAGAGTGGTTAGttaaaattgaagacaTTGAAGGTGCCGACAGAACTCCATATTATCCAGAACATATGCAAAACCTGAAGAACTTATTCGATGAAAAGATCTTAGTTGGTGCGGGTGCATTAACTACTCctgaaggaaaagaaactgGTGGTATATTGATTATAGCTGCAAAAACAAAGGAAGAAGCAATTGAGGTTGTGAAACGTGACGTTTTTGCTAGAAAGGGTATTTTTAAGATGGACACCATTACGTGTGAAAGAACCATTGGTATCCGTGCTGCAAGATCATTCGAATCCTGTCATGAAGAGTTCGAGTCTCTAAGTAGAAAGGAATAA
- the SHE3 gene encoding She3p (similar to Saccharomyces cerevisiae SHE3 (YBR130C); ancestral locus Anc_3.393), whose protein sequence is MDNIQHISSNDTTLNDSYSNETISSSAVLDWQNMTPTGSPTKLAPHHNIFMTNLQQSPKPSSASNMGQLGSLSSSTKVIESLHDQLDTLTNTNLQLTMQSHSLLARLESSTNNENKLKEKARELKDENDNLNHLLSKETIYLKELEAEYKDLTRKCNEIGSRNKILKEKVTKVTNDENELANELIFVENQYNSLVESNKFYESYYQDRMSELFEQLKIMESEDQDILSKFDEDVSNNEKLLNGSVDQFNEYLKELERLDHSNEEVVALKVSEAASKINLDNWSALYKESKEMLLKYADKMNIDQSTLKFGQADPLTPFALNTPKLRNHNSSSLTNNAAKRRSFYGVSSPLMKNNIAFTDNKLPSTKEASKNMSSLPGVKRSASIRKTSGGAGSANNKSPSMPGTSHSLSTSSSSHNCPNRNSVIYH, encoded by the coding sequence ATGGATAATATACAGCATATATCTTCCAACGATACGACGTTGAATGATAGCTACTCCAACGAAACAATATCCAGTAGCGCAGTGTTGGATTGGCAAAATATGACACCAACTGGATCACCAACGAAACTTGCACCACACCATAATATCTTCATGACCAATCTGCAACAATCTCCAAAACCGTCATCTGCATCAAATATGGGCCAATTGGGATCtctatcttcttcaactAAAGTAATTGAATCATTGCATGATCAACTCGATACTTTAACTAATACGAACCTACAATTAACAATGCAGTCACATAGTCTACTTGCTCGGTTGGAGAGCTCCACAAACAATgagaataaattaaaagaaaaagctcGAGAATTAAAAGAcgaaaatgataatttgaatcatttattatcaaaggAGACTATCTATTTAAAAGAGTTAGAAGCGGAATATAAAGATCTCACACGTAAATGCAATGAAATAGGATCACgtaacaaaattttgaaggaaaaaGTTACAAAAGTGACCAATGATGAAAACGAATTGGCAAATGAGTTGATTTTCGTGgaaaatcaatataataGTTTAGTcgaatcaaataaattttatgaaaGTTATTATCAAGATAGAATGAGTGAATTATTCgaacaattgaaaataatggaaTCGGAAGATCAAGATATATTGTCAAAGTTCGATGAGGATGTCagtaataatgaaaaattgttgaatgGTTCCGTCGatcaatttaatgaatatttgaaagaacTTGAAAGGCTGGatcattcaaatgaagaagtCGTGGCATTGAAAGTAAGCGAGGCAGCTTCTAAAATTAACTTGGATAACTGGTCGGCATTATACAAAGAGAGCAAGGAAATGTTACTTAAATATGCTgataaaatgaatataGATCAGTCTACATTAAAGTTTGGTCAAGCTGATCCGCTAACACCATTTGCATTAAATACCCCAAAACTAAGAAATCataattcatcatcgtTAACTAATAACGCAGCAAAGAGAAGAAGCTTCTATGGTGTTTCATCACCtctgatgaaaaataatattgcTTTTACAGACAATAAGCTCCCATCAACCAAGGAAGCATCCAAAAACATGTCATCTCTACCTGGTGTGAAAAGAAGTGCTTCTATAAGAAAGACCAGTGGTGGGGCCGGAAGTgcaaataataaatcacCATCGATGCCTGGTACGTCTCATTCATTGTCCACCTCCTCGTCCTCACATAATTGTCCTAATAGAAACAGTGTCATATATCATTAA
- the KAFR0D02490 gene encoding uncharacterized protein, which translates to MPEWIVNVQDKPEADRAPYNDRHLAALPGLFEKKVLVSAGALIGDNGKEVGSSFQVVAESKEDAINVIKNDIFAKEGVYNLDSFVCYRFLGIRSARTLEEAAAEFQK; encoded by the coding sequence ATGCCAGAGTGGATCGTTAACGTTCAGGATAAACCAGAAGCTGATAGAGCACCTTATAATGACAGGCATCTTGCTGCGCTACCGGGCCTTTTCGAAAAGAAGGTGTTAGTATCTGCCGGTGCCCTTATTGGTGACAACGGGAAAGAAGTTGGTTCATCCTTTCAAGTTGTTGCTGAATCTAAAGAAGATGCCATTAATGTgatcaaaaatgatatttttgcCAAAGAAGGTGTCTACAATTTAGATTCCTTTGTCTGTTACAGATTTCTAGGTATTCGTTCTGCCAGAACCTTAGAAGAAGCTGCAGCAGAATTCCAAAAGTAA
- the MRPL36 gene encoding mitochondrial 54S ribosomal protein bL31m (similar to Saccharomyces cerevisiae MRPL36 (YBR122C); ancestral locus Anc_3.383): MKSIIDNIPKILKRCAGSYPGSMRTSLPRRPVKKIRLGKARPAIYHQFDVAVELSDGSVIMRRSQLPKAEMRLIQDQRNNPLWNPSRKDMVATDADAAGSIDKFRQKYGDMFSTEPRRNEQVKERTAGSVTNDTATTEPPVEDEEIVETEQESGFDMGDYISLLDDSSQQIKSGKIASKKRDKKK, from the coding sequence ATGAAGAGTATTATAGATAATATTCCCAAGATTTTAAAAAGATGTGCTGGAAGTTATCCTGGTTCAATGAGAACAAGCCTCCCAAGAAGGCCAGTGAAAAAGATTCGTTTGGGTAAGGCCAGACCCGCCATATATCATCAATTCGATGTAGCAGTAGAATTGAGTGATGGTAGTGTCATTATGAGAAGATCCCAACTTCCTAAAGCTGAAATGAGACTGATACAAgatcaaagaaataatcCATTGTGGAATCCAAGCAGAAAAGATATGGTTGCAACTGATGCTGATGCTGCTGGCAGTATAGATAAGTTCAGACAAAAATATGGTGATATGTTCTCCACGGAACCTCGAAGAAATGAGCAAGTTAAAGAAAGAACTGCAGGTTCTGTCACAAACGACACTGCTACAACAGAACCTCCTGTAGAGGATGAAGAGATAGTAGAAACCGAACAAGAATCAGGTTTTGATATGGGtgattatatttctttgttAGATGATAGTTCTCAACAGATTAAGTCTGGTAAAATAGCTTCTAAAAAGAGagacaagaaaaaatga
- the TPS1 gene encoding alpha,alpha-trehalose-phosphate synthase (UDP-forming) TPS1 (similar to Saccharomyces cerevisiae TPS1 (YBR126C); ancestral locus Anc_3.386) produces the protein MTTDNTSSIQQITAGSNIIVVSNRLPVTINKNHETGEYEYKMSSGGLVTALQGLKKTSTFQWYGWPGLEIPDEDKEKVKKDLKEKFNAIPIFLSDEIAELHYNGFSNSILWPLFHYHPGEINFDENAWLAYNEANLTFANEILKNTKDNDLIWVHDYHLMLLPELLRSKINEMKFKNIKLGWFLHTPFPSSEIYRILPVRQEILRGVLSCDLLGFHTYDYARHFLSAVQRVLNINTLPNGVEYHGHFVNVAAFPIGIDVDTFTDGLKTEKVQKRIQELKETFKGCKIIVGVDRLDYIKGVPQKLHAMEVFLNEHPEWIGKVVLVQVAVPSRGDVEEYQYLRSVVNELVGRINGQFGTVEFVPIHFMHKSVPFEELISLYAVSDVCLVSSTRDGMNLVSYEYIACQQEKKGSLILSEFAGAAQSLNGALIVNPWNNDELSDAINEALTLLPEKKEANWKKLYKYISKYTSAFWGENFVHELYNTGNSSSATASK, from the coding sequence ATGACGACAGATAATACTAGCtcaattcaacaaattaCTGCAGGTAGTAACATTATTGTAGTCTCGAATAGATTACCCGTTACTATCAACAAGAACCATGAGACTGGTGAATATGAATATAAGATGTCATCCGGTGGTCTTGTTACCGCTTTGCAAGGTCTTAAAAAAACGTCCACTTTTCAATGGTATGGTTGGCCAGGTTTAGAGATTCCTGATGAGGATAAAGAAAAGGTTAAGAAGGATTTGAAGGAGAAATTTAACGCAATTCCAATTTTCTTGAGTGATGAAATTGCAGAATTACATTATAATGGgttttctaattcaattCTATGGCCTTTGTTCCATTATCATCCTGgtgaaattaattttgatgaaaatgctTGGTTGGCCTACAATGAAGCAAATTTAACATTTGCTAATgaaattctgaaaaatacGAAAGATAATGATTTAATATGGGTTCATGACTACCATTTAATGTTATTGCCTGAATTGTTAAGATCAAAGatcaatgaaatgaaatttaaAAACATTAAATTGGGTTGGTTTTTACACACTCCTTTCCCTTCATCTGAAATCTACAGAATTCTCCCTGTAAGACAGGAAATCTTAAGAGGGGTTCTAAGTTGTGATTTGTTAGGTTTCCATACCTATGACTATGCAAGACATTTCCTTTCTGCAGTGCAGAGAGTGCTAAATATAAACACTTTGCCAAATGGTGTGGAATATCATGGTCATTTTGTCAATGTGGCTGCGTTCCCAATTGGTATCGATGTTGACACTTTCACTGATGGTTTAAAGACTGAAAAAGTACAGAAGAGgattcaagaattgaagGAAACTTTCAAAGGTTGTAAGATAATTGTAGGTGTCGATAGATTAGATTATATCAAAGGTGTGCCACAAAAATTACATGCTATGGAGGTGTTCTTGAATGAACATCCAGAATGGATAGGTAAAGTTGTGCTTGTACAAGTTGCTGTTCCAAGCCGTGGTGATGTCGaagaatatcaatatttgagATCTGTAGTCAATGAATTAGTCGGTAGAATAAATGGTCAATTCGGCACGGTGGAATTTGTTCCAATCCATTTTATGCATAAGAGTGTTCCGTTCGAAGAGTTAATCTCACTATACGCTGTGAGCGATGTTTGTTTAGTCTCCTCTACAAGAGACGGTATGAACTTGGTCTCTTATGAATATATTGCTTGtcaacaagaaaagaaaggtTCCTTGATTCTCAGTGAATTTGCTGGTGCTGCTCAATCTTTAAATGGTGCTCTTATTGTTAATCCATGgaataatgatgaattatcAGATGCAATCAATGAAGCATTAACTCTTCTacctgaaaagaaagaagcaaactggaagaaattgtatAAATACATCTCCAAATACACTTCAGCCTTCTGGGGGGAAAATTTCGTTCATGAATTATACAATACAGGTAACAGTTCCTCAGCTACTGCCagcaaataa
- the VMA2 gene encoding H(+)-transporting V1 sector ATPase subunit B (similar to Saccharomyces cerevisiae VMA2 (YBR127C); ancestral locus Anc_3.388), with protein sequence MVLSDKDLFDLNKKAVQEGFNVKPRLNYNTVSGVNGPLVILEKVKFPRYNEIVNLTLPDGSNRQGQVLEVRGDRAIVQVFEGTSGIDVKKTRIEFTGENLKIPVSEDTLGRIFDGSGRPIDNGPKVFAEDYLDINGSPINPYARIYPEEMISTGISAIDTMNSIARGQKIPIFSASGLPHNEIAAQICRQAGLVRPTKDVHDGHEENFSIVFAAMGVNLETARFFKQDFEENGSLERTSLFLNLANDPTIERIITPRLALTTAEYLAYQTERHVLTILTDMSSYADALREVSAAREEVPGRRGYPGYMYTDLSTIYERAGRVEGRNGSITQIPILTMPNDDITHPIPDLTGYITEGQISIDRQLHNKGVYPPINVLPSLSRLMKSAIGEGMTRKDHGDVSNQLYAKYAIGRDAAAMKAVVGEEALSTEDKLSLEFLEKFEKTFISQGAYENRTIFESLDQAWSLLRIYPKEMLNRISPKILDEFYDRSRGNEVEENPDERPKAENDEPEESLI encoded by the coding sequence ATGGTTTTATCTGATAAGGACTTATTTGACTTGAATAAGAAGGCAGTCCAAGAAGGGTTTAATGTCAAACCAAGACTAAATTATAATACTGTTAGTGGTGTTAATGGACCATTAGTGattcttgaaaaagtcAAGTTTCCTCgttataatgaaattgtGAATTTGACACTTCCAGATGGCTCAAACAGACAAGGTCAAGTTTTAGAAGTCAGAGGTGATAGAGCAATCGTTCAAGTTTTTGAGGGTACTTCCGGTATTGATGtaaagaaaacaagaattgaatttacTGGtgagaatttgaaaattccaGTCAGTGAGGACACTCTAGgtagaatatttgatggTTCCGGTAGACCAATTGATAATGGTCCAAAAGTCTTTGCAGAAGATTATCTTGATATCAATGGTTCACCAATTAACCCATATGCAAGAATTTATCCTGAAGAAATGATTTCGACAGGTATCTCAGCAATTGATACTATGAACTCCATTGCTCGTGGACAGAAGATTCCGATTTTCTCTGCTTCAGGTTTACCACACAACGAAATTGCAGCACAAATTTGTAGACAAGCAGGCTTAGTGAGACCAACTAAGGATGTTCATGATGGTCATGAGGAAAATTTCTCTATTGTATTTGCTGCAATGGGTGTTAATTTAGAAACGGctagatttttcaaacaagattttgaagaaaatggtTCGTTGGAGAGAACATCattgtttttgaatttagcTAATGATCCAACCATCGAAAGAATCATTACCCCAAGATTAGCATTAACTACTGCAGAATATCTAGCATATCAAACAGAACGTCATGTGTTAACAATCTTGACAGATATGTCCTCGTATGCTGATGCTTTAAGAGAAGTTTCTGCAGCAAGAGAAGAAGTTCCTGGTAGAAGAGGTTATCCTGGTTATATGTATACAGATCTTTCTACAATTTATGAAAGAGCAGGTAGAGTGGAGGGGCGTAACGGTTCGATCACACAGATTCCTATTTTGACCATGcctaatgatgatattacACATCCAATTCCTGACTTGACTGGTTATATTACTGAAGGGCAAATTTCTATTGATCGTCAGTTACACAATAAGGGTGTCTATCCTCCAATCAATGTCCTGCCTTCGTTGAGTAGGTTAATGAAAAGTGCTATTGGTGAAGGTATGACTAGAAAAGATCATGGTGatgtttcaaatcaattgtATGCCAAATATGCTATTGGTAGAGATGCTGCTGCCATGAAAGCAGTTGTTGGTGAGGAAGCTTTATCTACTGAAGATAAGTTATCTTTAGAATTTTTAGAGAAGTTTGAAAAGACATTCATCTCACAAGGTGCTTATGAAAATAGAACAATCTTTGAGAGTTTAGATCAAGCATGGAGTTTACTAAGAATTTATCCAAAGGAAATGCTTAATAGAATTTCTCCAAAGATTTTGGATGAATTTTATGATAGGTCTAGAGGTAATGAGGTCGAAGAAAACCCTGATGAACGCCCAAAAGCTGAGAATGACGAACCAGAAGaatcattaatttga